The sequence TTAGAAAGAGGAATATCGGATTTCTCGTAACAGAGAAGACACCCCCCGTCACAAGCTTACCTGCCGTCTTCGTGTCGATCCCCACCCTCCAGGAGCGGCCGAAAGAGAAGACTGCAAAGACAAATATGATCATTGCGGCGGCTTCCAAGATTACTCCTGAAATCCTTAAAGGCATTATGGAGAAAAGGCGCAAGTCACTGAAGAGGTGGAATTCAAGCCCCAGGCATATGGACACCGCCTCGAACGTCCAGAGGGCAAGCCCAAAGAAGATAGACTTTTCAAGATACGCCCTGACCCTGCCCCTTTCCGTCCCCAAAACGATGGGATTTATTCCAGAGAGAATCAATTGAACTATTCTGCCGATAAATATGAGATAGAATATTGATAGATTAATCAACTGGAAGTAGTCAAAAGAGTCCATTCGTTCCCCCACCAAATAAATCCGAAACCCTGTATTGTATGTCTCTATATATCGAGAACCTCGTTTATTCTGACGATCGACACCGCCCGGCCGCTCGCATCGTCAATCTCGACCAAGACGGCGTTTACGAGGGGCTTCCCCTTGGCCGAGGTCGAGAAGGCCTTTATTGCCGTCCTGAACTTCTTTATCTCCCTCTCTTTTTCGAAGCCGAGAACGGAGTTTGCGGCCCCCGCCATGCCGACGTCCGTTACAGCCGCCGTACCCAGCCTGCTGACGCTTTCATCGGCGGTCTGGACGAGGGTCCCGGAGCCGCAAAGGAGGGAGATCATCCCGTCGAGGTGTATAGTCATGGCGACCTTTTCCGCCGTGGTCTTGGCGAAGAAGTCGACGATAATAATATCCGTCTCCTTGTTTACCTCTTTTATCAACCCTCGTATCTTCGGGAAGGGATTTTCCGGGAGGACTCTGCCCATGAACGAATAGCCGACGATATTGACTATTCCCACCCTGCGCTTCTTTTCGCCCACCTCCTTGATCAATACGCCGCTTCCGGGGCTCCCCTCAGGGAGGTTCTCCGGCCTCAATATTTCGGGCCTATTTGAGATCGCCGACTGGAGGTCCTTCTGATCCCAGACGTTCTCGCCGGTGGTTATGACGTCCACCCCCGCCTTGAAGAGCTCGTCCGCCTTCTCCCCGGTAAGTCCGGCCCCGCCTGCGGCGTAGTTACCGTTGGCGATAACGAGATCGGGCCTATCCCCCGCCCTCTCAAGCCTCTCTATGTAGTGCGCCACCGCCTCCCTTCCCGGGGAGCCGACGACTACGCCGAAAAAGAGGAGCTTCATATTCCCACTTTCCTGATATTCATCGTCTCGATGTTGAGCCTCGTGACTTCCTTCTTCAACCTGAAGAAGCCGAGATTGACCGCCTGGGTCCTTGCGATCTCCGCGCTTATCACGCTCGGGTTGTGCACGTGGCCGAAAAACGAGTAGACCGGGTTGTGCCTGTTTATATATTTGGTGATGGCGTCGCTGGAGGGCTCGTTCCTCTTGGCGATGGTGTCGTAGGTCAGCTTGGTCTCGTCCGGCTTTCCGTCCGTTCTCTCCACCTCCTCGTGGGGCGGCACGTGGGTGATGATTATATCCGCTGGGGCAAGCTCCAGAAGCCTTCTGCCGTAAACCTCGGCGGAAACGATGCCCGGAAACTTCGGCACGTGATCGCCGCCGGGCATCCCGGAGACGAGGGCCACATTGATCCCCGGGGCCTTGACGACTCCGCTCTCGATTATCTCCGCCCTGCCGGAGACCTTTTCCTTCAATATGTCGGGGTAATCGTCGTTCCCGTAGAGGATATACGTCTCACAGACAAGAGACCTTGAGAATCTTTCATACTCCTCCTCTATCAAGGGGAGGATTTTTTCGTAGCGCTCCTCCCCGGGCGTGGTTATCTCCATAAAGGCCGTCTTTACCCTGTCGAGCCTTCCCTCGGACATCTCCTTCAGCCCTTCGATCAACTCGTCGATCGTGAAGGCCTTTGAGAGAATGCCTTTGGAAAAATCCGTAAAGTCCATGAATATCAGGACGTCCCCGGCAATGAAAAGGGTGTCTTCTGGACCGACCAGCTTCGACAACGCCTCGAACTCCCCGTGGACATCACCCACGATAACTATTTCTCTGTCACTCATTAACACTCCGCTCTTGATAGTTAAAAAATAATTTCGGCTCACACATCGTATTACGTCATTCCCAACTCGATTTGGAATCCATGCTGTCATTCCCAACTTGGCCGGGAATC comes from Candidatus Zymogenus saltonus and encodes:
- a CDS encoding YmdB family metallophosphoesterase — protein: MKLLFFGVVVGSPGREAVAHYIERLERAGDRPDLVIANGNYAAGGAGLTGEKADELFKAGVDVITTGENVWDQKDLQSAISNRPEILRPENLPEGSPGSGVLIKEVGEKKRRVGIVNIVGYSFMGRVLPENPFPKIRGLIKEVNKETDIIIVDFFAKTTAEKVAMTIHLDGMISLLCGSGTLVQTADESVSRLGTAAVTDVGMAGAANSVLGFEKEREIKKFRTAIKAFSTSAKGKPLVNAVLVEIDDASGRAVSIVRINEVLDI
- a CDS encoding metallophosphoesterase gives rise to the protein MSDREIVIVGDVHGEFEALSKLVGPEDTLFIAGDVLIFMDFTDFSKGILSKAFTIDELIEGLKEMSEGRLDRVKTAFMEITTPGEERYEKILPLIEEEYERFSRSLVCETYILYGNDDYPDILKEKVSGRAEIIESGVVKAPGINVALVSGMPGGDHVPKFPGIVSAEVYGRRLLELAPADIIITHVPPHEEVERTDGKPDETKLTYDTIAKRNEPSSDAITKYINRHNPVYSFFGHVHNPSVISAEIARTQAVNLGFFRLKKEVTRLNIETMNIRKVGI
- a CDS encoding isoprenylcysteine carboxylmethyltransferase family protein, producing the protein MDSFDYFQLINLSIFYLIFIGRIVQLILSGINPIVLGTERGRVRAYLEKSIFFGLALWTFEAVSICLGLEFHLFSDLRLFSIMPLRISGVILEAAAMIIFVFAVFSFGRSWRVGIDTKTAGKLVTGGVFSVTRNPIFLFLNLFFLGTFLIYPTIFFAVSAFVVVLGNHLQVIQEERFLEKQYGKEYLEYKRDVRRYL